The following proteins are encoded in a genomic region of Anabas testudineus chromosome 13, fAnaTes1.2, whole genome shotgun sequence:
- the nlrc3l gene encoding protein NLRC3: MDPDTEVERIFERDRGGDDDDDEDDEEKKKKWERPPSSYGSMKSDSEELDEEEEEEEGIKEYVVPVALPASSAHDGSRVQRFRAESPETLCTMTTEQTKPPGAVVIETRSSDLEDFPVDEEEEEEEEEEDIEDEILITNSPEPEPFEPEDAMQTDENGQPGRLHPEQDLPHIFRSIQNILTGLSNEELFKFKMWFYQWEPGIKQHQIKDGDLLDFVDKILEVLGQDRSLLHTISTLESVNKKTEADELRTQCKRVLMRFHLKQYLIRKHQVIREGVVRAGKQNLLDTVYVEPQISTRVYGGVDPSHEFRRNYQAALQVPSSDSFVSVNNLFRLQKDDGSPVRTVVTTGIPGIGMSVSVGKFSLDWAELRANRDLQFVIKLSFRTFWVLQSRAQMMSIMEVIEYYHPECKDMTYLDEDDCKFLIIMDSFDCYLADLDWENAPVINDNHTKAKPDTLVVNIIRGTVLRGARVWILGRAAAVSQIPSKFIDVVTEIQGFSDEMIDDYLTRRFSNKDLAAKIVAHYKRLPTLKILARQPFVCWMVATVFERCHRYQGYGDHPPRLTPFYVNILIVQINRRLQFYYKKNENELKWTDVEINLLTKMGKMAFKMLERNTNVFFKEDVKENGLKLREVTVLSGLCTEIPSRSLDGKRTFCFIHFTFQEFMAALYVFTMFRTDAKNVLESGVLQLPKIFTSRYQTKSAAGLIQCALVRTFSSELGYYDMFLRFLCGMLSPDCHDNQLSGYLYRHNAPKVGGLDEVQRLLEQTIQTAPAERVENLKECLREMTQEDE; the protein is encoded by the exons ATGGATCCGGACACTGAAGTGGAAAG GATCTTTGAACGTGACAGaggaggtgatgatgatgatgatgaggatgatgaagagaagaagaagaagtgggagAGGCCTCCTTCCAGCTATGGTTCAATGAAGAGTGACAGTGAGGAGCtggacgaggaagaggaggaggaggaaggaattAAAGAATATGTTGTTCCTGTAGCATTACCTGCATCTTCTGCTCACGATGGGTCAAG GGTGCAGCGATTTCGCGCCGAGTCTCCAGAAACCCTCTGCACCATGACCACAGAGCAGACCAAACCACCAGGAGCAGTTGTCATTGAAACCAG GTCTTCTGATCTGGAAGATTTTCCagtggatgaggaggaggaggaggaggaggaggaggaggatatTGAGGATGAAATTCTGATAACTAATTCACCAGAACCTGAGCCGTTCGAACCAGAAGATGCAATGCAGACTGATGAGAATGGCCAGCCAGGTAGACTACATCCTGAACAGGACCTGCCGCATATATTCAGG AGTATCCAGAATATTCTCACAGGCCTCAGTAATGAAGAGCTGTTCAAATTCAAGATGTGGTTTTACCAGTGGGAACCAGGCATAAAGCAGCACCAAATAAAGGATGGAGACCTTCTTGATTTTGTGGACAAGATCCTGGAAGTCCTTG GTCAGGATCGTTCTCTGTTGCACACAATAAGTACTTTAGAAAGCGTTAACAAGAAAACCGAGGCAGACGAACTACGGACACAGTGCAAGAGAG TGCTGATGCGATTTCATCTGAAGCAGTATTTAATCAGAAAACATCAAGTGATCCGCGAGGGGGTCGTCCGAGCAGGGAAGCAGAATCTTTTAGATACAGTCTATGTTGAGCCCCAAATTTCCACCCGTGTTTATGGAGGAGTTGACCCTTCGCACGAGTTCAGACGAAACTATCAGGCAGCTCTCCAGGTTCCAAGCAGCGACTCCTTCGTTAGTGTGAATAATCTCTTTAGACTACAGAAGGATGACGGCAGTCCAGTGAGAACCGTGGTGACTACTGGGATCCCAGGAATTGgcatgtctgtctctgtgggtAAATTTTCCCTGGACTGGGCAGAGCTGCGTGCCAATAGG gaTCTGCAGTTTGTCATCAAACTTTCATTCCGCACTTTCTGGGTTCTGCAAAGCAGAGCTCAGATGATGTCCATCATGGAAGTGATAGAGTACTATCATCCTGAGTGCAAAGACATGACATACCTGGATGAAGACGACTGCAAATTTCTCATTATTATGGACTCATTTGATTGTTACCTGGCTGACCTGGATTGGGAG AATGCTCCAGTAATAAACGACAATCACACCAAAGCAAAACCTGACACCCTGGTAGTCAACATCATCCGAGGTACGGTGCTGCGGGGCGCCCGCGTCTGGATCCTGGGGAGAGCGGCGGCTGTCTCACAAATCCCATCTAAATTCATAGATGTCGTCACAGAAATACAGGGATTTag TGACGAGATGATAGACGACTACCTGACCAGACGCTTCAGCAATAAAGACTTGGCAGCGAAAATTGTGGCACATTATAAGCGTCTGCCAACACTCAAAATACTTGCTCGCCAGCCCTTTGTCTGCTGGATGGTGGCCACAGTGTTCGAGCGCTGTCATCGTTATCAGGGCTACGGGGACCACCCCCCCAGGCTGACACCATTCTACGTCAACATTTTGATTGTCCAGATCAATCGCAGGCTGCAGTTCTACTACAAAAAGAACGAAAATGAGCTG AAATGGACTGATGTTGAGATAAACCTGCTGACGAAGATGGGGAAGATGGCCTTTAAGATGCTGGAGAGGAATACCAATGTGTTCTTTAAAGAGGATGTCAAAGAGAACGGTCTGAAGTTGCGAGAGGTCACCGTGCTGTCTGGTCTGTGTACTGAGATCCCTTCTCGGTCCTTAGATGGAAAGAGGACTTTCTGCTTTATACACTTCACCTTTCAG GAGTTTATGGCTGCTTTGTACGTCTTCACCATGTTCCGCACAGATGCTAAGAACGTTCTGGAGTCTGGGGTTTTGCAGTTACCCAAGATCTTCACATCCAGGTATCAGACCAAGTCAGCAGCAGGCCTCATACAGTGTGCCCTGGTGCGAACCTTCAGCTCCGAGCTGGGCTACTACGACATGTTCCTGCGCTTTCTGTGTGGCATGCTTTCCCCAGACTGCCACGACAATCAGTTGAGTGGGTACCTCTACCGCCACAACGCCCCGAAGGTGGGTGGTTTGGATGAGGTGCAGCGGCTGCTAGAGCAGACGATACAGACTGCTCCAGCAGAGAGAGTGGAGAACTTAAAGGAGTGCCTTAGAGAGATGACCCAGGAAGACGAGTGA